CTTTTCACAGCAAATACCGCAGTACTTCAAGCACCGGTCCTGCACTCCTGCCTTTGCGCACCTCGCCGCGCACTTCGAGTCACAAAAGCCttgatttttttggtatttaaGCAAACcatcaacaaacaaacaaaataaaataatcagcACATTATCAAACTATACCCAGCAAAAATTTCTAGGAGCTTACAGATTTtcctataaaaaagaaaagaaaaagaaagcgtGGAGAAGTTGATCAATTGCTTCTTACTTGAACCAGCTTCTGTGGCCTCGAAGAAAGAGGAGCCGAGGATCAGACACACAAGTAGGAAAGTAGCGAAGACAGGCTTCATGATTTTTCTCTCTGTGCTTCAAGAGAAAGAACAGAAGGAGAAGAGAACGGAGAAAGAGATGTAAGGAAGGAACTGGAATGTACTTTAATTAGCCAAAGAGTTGTTAAATGCGAGGTGGTAGAGTGGGAACGTGGGGTTATTTATAGTGAAAGCATAAGGAGTAGGTGAAGTGAAACTAAAGTGTCGTATAAATGCTCTAGCTACGAAGAtgttatttgataaaattaaattcacatatattaaattataaaattatttttattataaaataaatctaatatatcacgtaaaattaaactaatttataaatttaattttataaaatatgacgATCTCCCCAAAATGATATTGTGACAAAATTATGTTGAGACATCAATGGCTATGGTACGAGCGATATAGGTTTGGTTTGGCttataaaattatcatcttaaatttaaaattttcatattattattataattttaacaaatttttatataaaatataataaatagtttaattttttcataaaaaatttcaaattttaaattttaaaataataataatattaatattttaatcttaaaactcaaaattcttatcttaaaATTCTTACTTACCAAACTGAATTTATCTGACCTGGtttgattttcagattttattttattttattttatttcatttcatcttaacgGTTTAATAAATGTTAGGGTTTATTTACTCATGTGGCATTCATTTATTGCCAAGGACGTTACGAAAGGAAGCTAGCTAGTCAACGTAAATATGTTTTATTGATCCAATGCTGAAGGTTTCGTGAAGATTCGAGATTTTGCTTTTTACACATACAACCCTATTTTGCTTTCTCTTTAGTCGGTCAGGTAAATAGAGTTGGTAGTTTCaggtaaataatattattttttatcttatataaatatatatatatatccactaTTAATGTTAATTTAATGTATCATGCTTGTATGATTAGTTTTCATTGCCTTGCTTCAACGGTATCCAAATCAAGCTTTTTGTGGACTAAAACAGATTTGAAATGTGAACAATTTTACAAAGTTTGCACTCCACACCAAAGGCATCTTTGAGAAATGGCCACCAATACTGCCATATTCATGTTGAGTGGATTCCATCAGGCAGAAATTAACCAGATAAAAGAACACCCCCTCCCTCAAGCTGTgctaaaaagagaaaaaaaaaagcggtACGTAGCTGATCTTCAAGGATCATATCATGTCTAGCTATCAACTGCATCGATCGATAGTGATGGATGGTTGTTCCTAATGAAGTTGGGATGGACAAGTGGACATTTTGTTGAGTTGATCATAATGATCACAGGATTATAAGTTTCAAGAATGCTGTGGAATTTACCAAGGATTGAACACAGAATTAGGAGATCTAGGCAGAAAATGCATGAACGCGGTGCGGAAAAGAAGGCCATGGTCGGCCCCCATCCCTGATTCCCTGTATCGAATAAAAGTTGTGCTGCTCGCCTCACATGACCTGTCCATAGtactaaaagtaataaatagatcAACCTTGACCTGGATGGAATTAAATTGGTCGATGAATCATGAATTGCATTTCACCTTTCTGTTGTCTGTTCTTAAGAGTAAAGTTCAATCCTTCAAATATATACATTGGCAACTACTACTTCAGTAGTACTACATATTTTCTGTGTTTTTGTCTTCCaggtttgtttttttattttattttttgtttttttcgcctataaaagttagaaattatgCCATTCTTAAATTGATTCAATTATTTCACTAAAATCAAATAGGCAGTTCTTAATAGAAAATTTCTATACGTCATACCATCATCccaatcatatatttatatagggtatcaattattttctccaaactcatgaaaataatattagttattttctctcaatttatttaaaatatataatatcagttattttcttccaaatcatatatttattatatcagttatttttttctcatatcATACATATATGCTCGTTCTCACCTTGTTACTAAATATTTGATTCCAAATTTGAAAGTGATTCTGATTTCAATTTTGGTCAACTTTTTGGTAGATTATTGTttctttatgtatttatttcttgtacaataatttaaattttttacttttggaaaaattttcttaatttctaattttacaactatttaaGTCCAACTTGTGGACTTCATAATGGaatttctaatattaatattaatcaatattattcaaagtttttttttttttgggatgattATCTTATCTTCCCCGTCTCGATTATTTGTTGACATTACCCATAAGAATTAATCTAAATTCTATCCGGCATTAGTTGGCATAAGAACTTAAGCATCTTTCCTGGGTTATATATCATCAGTTTTCATGGCTAGTGATCATGGTCATCGTGGGCGTGTTCCGAATGAAGAAGTCTTGCATCGTGATTGTAACATTTGGAATGTGATGATTAAATATTTGTAGAGATAGGTTGCAGAGTTAACCCGGCGTCTAGCGCTATAGGATAATGATGATTGTGAGATGGAAGATCACGATTCTGATTCCAGTTTTGATAACCTGTATCACAATTGTGCTCTATTTTAGGAGTACCATGGTAAGAAGGAGCATCATGGGGATCTCGGTTTCAAAGTTGATGTACTAGAATTTTCTTGTACTCTTTAAGCTGAAGGTTTCGTTGATTTCTTTTACGAGGTTGAATGGATTTACTATtccaaagaaaaagagtttgatGATAGATATTCTTCTATATGGCGGAACTCCATACCAATCTACGATACTTATCATGATGAATATAACCTAGTGGATGAGgtaactatttttattgaaaatatagaaaatttggaaaaagaaaatggtggtGAACTTTGAAAGTTTGAAGATCATCAAAAAACTTTTGAGACAATTAACTATGTTGATTTTCATGGaattgaggattttttttttcaaattctcctatgcaaaatatattttttttttttagatttgagaTATCGGAAAGAAACTTAATTTTGTAGAATAAgatgttcaatattattttattttggaccAATCAAGTCAATTTTTAGTATTTGTATGATCATAGGGGCGAtacaacaaaaggaaaaaaattatattggtCTAATTGGACATACAAAAGATCGAGATAAGAAAATTTAGAATTCGAGGATGAATTCGCTCCAACCCGGCGAGAATGGTACAAATCTAAACTGATGTGGGCTATCCGTTATTTTCaccaaaatcatttaaaataatatcaattattttcttctaaattatatatttaagaaatcagttattttttctcaaatcatACATTTATGCTCATTATTACCTTATCACTAAATATTTGGTTTCAAATTTGgaaatgattttgattttgattttagcCAACTTTTTGATaggattcttatttatttatgtatttatttcccatacaataatttagatttttcatttttggaaaaaatcttcttaatttcaaattttgcaaCTATTTAAGTCTGGCTCGTAGGCTTCCTAAtggaatttaattttaatattaatcaatattattagagttttctttgtattttagACAATTCTCTTGTCTTCTCCATCTCGATTATTTGTTAAAACTAGCTTTCAAAACAATTTCTATTATGTCTAGCCCAACATATTTATCAccattatatgaaaaaaaatcatgcaataaaatattattaaatgatgataaatatgacACATAATCTTACATAAGATAATGAGAGGATGgtctatatataacattactaatATAAGAAAGTTTTATTACTTAAAAAGAGTCTTGgttttggaaaatttttaattcataggttttgtttttttgtacaTTGTACTTTTACATATGACCAAAATTTAGAGTTACTAATAAAATTGAGTACcgttatttaaaaagaataaaaataaaagaccaATCCAATATCATTCAGAGATCCATTATGATGGTTTAATATTCTGTACAAGAAATTAATGCCTTTATCTCCAGTCAACCTTTAACAACTCAGTATGCGTCGTTTGCAAGATGAAAAATGTAGGTAGCTAGAAAAGAGAACCCCGCCAGCTAACTCATACTATAAGTATTACTGTACTGTTGGTCTAATGATTTATACCTGAACGACCCCGCCATTATGCAgtatatttcaattttctttccCATTCTCCCTCGCTTTCGCTCACTCGGGCTGAGCTGGTTTCCATTCAAAACATATAAGAGCTGGTAATAATGGGGACGATATATAGTACGTGATATTATTGTCTATTGAAATTACCCGATTAGTACCGCTGTATATAAACGGAAATATCTATCAATTCAATTCAACAAATTGGTTAGACTTCaatcatgtaattatttaataaaataaatgtatacATAGAGTAAATAAATTGTACAACACTAAAATTGGTAACGAAAAGAAGTCATTTAAAGAActttttaaaggtaaaatcaTACATACagctaaactaaaaaaaattaattttattatttgaaaaacaagtcttaattacaaattaacatttatcaattgactctcttacttgatccgacaaacgacccgtttgccTCTACCCCAGTAACAGCCAGACTCTTTGACGATCATCAAATATTGACTTTTCTCTTGGAAGTACTTCAGTGGCTGAATCATAACCAGTCAATCTCCAACATGGAGCACGATTACAGTCGAAGAGAAATAAATAACTAGAAAATTTTCAAGTATATTTTCTCACGCATAAGCACTCGAAATTTACTATTAATAATTCTTGGCAAAAATCTCTTTATGTGCTATCCAATCGAAtctctttaaataaataatctggAAGAAGTTTGAGTTACAGTAGGACTTTACTGACGGAATGACTCTGTCGGAAAGAACTCTCCTGACGAGATGTTGACACCTTGCGTTAAATCTTCTTTgcaataataaatcttttttgtGGGCAGCTTTGGCAAGTGAGATGAGACatgaaattctcatctcatacttacaactttttcaaattcacacaaaaaatataataaaaatataattttttcaaatccaattcaatattttcaaatcccaaaataataattatatttaaaaattatattttaaatttttatctaaaacaaaaaattcttacctcactatccaaacccaCCTATAGACTCATTGGGACTCGATTTTCATACTTTTGACTTATCTAAAATAAATCCTAATATCTTCTAGAGAAACTCATTATTGTTATAGATAAAGTCAAAACAATTTACATTCATCCAGAATACAAAATTAAAGATAGAATAGACTCTATCATCTTAGTCACATAGTCCTGACCAAATtcttgcatttatatatattaattactcaatacttctcaaaagaaaaatgagcagATTTAAAAGTAATTATGTAGAATACGATGTCAATACGTACATTCAAATAAAGAAAAGTGTTGtatccataaaaataaatctataaattgatatgatttcatatgatacattatatttatttgataataaaagtaacttttaaatctaacgtattacattaaattatattagtttatgagtttatttttattaaacctGTTTATAATTAAAGcatttatctaaaataaatagaatgatagtgtaatatacatatataattcatCATAAATTAGGGTATAGCTAGCTCGAAAATCATGTACGGGCAATTGGGTTAACCTAATGAAACCGATCGACTCCGGCCCTACTGGCCATGACAACCCTTTTAAAAGTCGCCACCTCTATGggttaaattaaattaaatgtgtACGTGTAGGCTACATCGATCATGTGCATTCATGCAATGGGAGGAGTCGCAATCTGACACCTAGTTTTGAGAAGGCATATCTTTTGGCATCAGCATATAATTAAGGACGTCACATTCAGAAATCTTCCAAGCTATTATGCTTTGTCACATTCAGAAATCTTCCAAGCTATTATGCTTTGTGATTCTCATGATGAACAGCACGGCCCAAGAACAattctctccttctctctctgtgATCTCTGCTGATCTTTTGCATGCCTATGCTAGCTGTTATTTTCTTCCCTCTTCAGTATTGTTAGACCAAGTTAATTCGATCATTCTGCAACAACATGGCCATGCTTTACAGGCTGCGTAAATGAGCTATATTGGTGGACCAAACAAATGGGAGAATCCCTCTGCAACTTGCATTGATGAAGCCAGCTAGGGACGATTGCATGGTAAGCACTTGCTGTGTAAGGTGGGCACTGCATGCATGGTacatgcagctagctagctaggtttcGATCTCTCAATTAATGGAAGCTGCATTGTTGTGGGGTAGTAGACAATGTTTCATCACATGAGTAATCTGCAGAGTCATCATTCACCAATTCAATAATATCGACCAAGTCAAGTGGCATTGACATAGGAGGGACCTAATTCGCTTTTAACCAAAAAAGGGTAAGTCAttgcaaacatatatatatatatatatatatatatatgtatactttCCGGAAAAAGTCCACCCAAACAAATTTTAGAGTCATGGATTCGAATTCCATTCTAATTCACGTTACAAGAAAATTGTTTAGTTGCTATCagttattttctatcaaaatgactattttatatcaaaataagtctatttaaatcataaaaaaaaaaaaaaaaccatttttatcactaataatttgtTGGAAATGCTCAATTTTCTTGTAGTTGACCTTCACCATTTATTTGACTAGAGATTAAACCATGCACTAACAACAAGGAaatccatataaaaatatttgatggAAGCTCCCCTTTCTGCAACTTGGGGTCATTCCTATAATATGACAAGTGACAACCTACCAAACACATGAAGCTGGGAGAATCTACGTGGTCCTGAAAGTATTATTAGTCAGAATCTATTTGGAACCATGAGTGAAAATTTGcttttggtatatatatatatatatagatgtacgttttgagagagaaagaaacaaGCAAGATTATGTTTGTTTCGAGGTAAAACGTACATTGTTTAATTATCTCACATGTGGGGAAATTAGGAAAAATGATGCTAAATTGagcaaaaatagataaataagtgAATTGAATTAAAGTTATATATAGTAAGTTTcaaaggaggaaaatattaaaatataaactaCTAATTATTGTTAGGAAGTCCGTTCTCTTCCCAAAGTTGGAGGTGAAAATCTAGATAATGTCAAAAGATTggataaaataaactaattaagtTAGGACTTAGTACTGCTTCGTCTTCTAAACACACaagtaaaaaaagtttaaattgataaaaaaaatatagattcaaTGTAAATTAGTGTACTAGTCTTTTTGGTTTCAGGCTATCAGCTCATAATTAAGtcatcatctttcacatgtcaATCTGATCgaatatttatatacaaaaattttatgtatggttatttttatatattttttgtgcattttattaaaataattggttgcatcacttctttttaatataaaataactattttaaccaatcacattaatagagtgtataaataataagaaaaaataactgTACATATCATAACTCACTTATATATTTAGACCCAATTGTTGCCTTAACTTAGGCCTGCTCTTAGCATTGCGAACAAAATAGCTCCTATATATCCTCCGAGGATTGATGTAAGTGcgatttggataatgagatgaaatgaaatacttttagatgaaaattgaaagttaaataaaatattattaaaatattattttttaatattaatatttttttagaatttgaaaaagttaaagtgtttattatattttttataaaaatttgagaaaattgtaatgatgagatgagatgaaacactctCACTGTCCAAACAGAGCATAAAGAGAGAAATATCATTTGTGATTTTTAGAAAGTTGGGTTTTGTAGATTTTGTTTATAACGTTTTCATTCTTCTCGAAGGAAATGCATTGAAGAAGTAAAGTCCATCACATTTCCTTGTAGCCGAGATATAGAGTAGCAGACCAAGACTTTGTCTGAAGATAATGGAGGGACTTCCCACTACTCTGCTGCGTTAGTAGAGGCAGTTTGTTAGAATTGTTTTCACTCATGTATAGAGGATAGTACAATGTCAGAGTTAGCTATAATATTGttgtcttattctttttgaTATACTGCAGTACACACCAAAAGGTTGTATACATGTTCTGCATCTTTGTATTCATTTTCTTCAATGAGAATAGAACAAGAAgttctttccattttcttttttcttcactctttaACATGGTGTTAGAGCAGGTCTAGCGATCTTTTGTTGTCACTCCATCATCTTTTAGGATTTTTCACAAACACCTTTAGTGCATATAACCTTTCCTCTTTCATTTATCATCATCAATGGCAAACATCGATTCCTTTGCTCACAATATCCCCATATCGCCTACAAAAGACCCAACGAAACTTTTATATCTTCATCATAGTGACAATACGCATACTGTAGTCATCTCACCCCCACTCACGGGATCAAACTACATCTCATGGAGACATTCCTTCACTCTAGCCAtctcaataaaaaataagttgtgCTTTCTTGATGGGAGTATCCCAACTCTGGAACTGGCTGATCCTCTCTACATCTCTTGGCTACACTACAATAATCTAATCCTTTCATGGATTCTTAACTCTATTTCAAAAGACATAGCTTCTGATGTCTTCTACATTAGCTTTGCAAAGGAGGTTTGAGAGAAGCTTAAAACACGCTTTTCTCAACCTGACAATGTGAGAATATATTAGTTGTAGCAATAATTTGGAACCATTATTCAAGGAACACAATTGGTTAGTGAGTATTTCACCCAACTCAATGTCGTTTGGGAGGAGTTGTGCAACTACAGACCACTACCATGCTACTCTTGTAGACTCTGCACATGCAAGGCACTCAGCTCTATTAGTGAGGTACAAATCTCATactatgttttcaaatttttaatgggCTTGAATGATTCCTATGAAGGCATCAAGTGTTGCAGATGCAGACAAAATAGTGAACGGTGAGCCATACACCGTTTGCTCCTTTGTTTTATTAGGCAGCTTAGTTTCTGCAGCAGATTGCTGCACCGTAAATgctctgctctcctataaataggagagcttaaatgTGCAGAATGTGTAGAGTGCAACAGAGAAGTGCATCaaagtgggtgagagagagatttctgtaaaaattatttttatagtgaaattacagcagctgtggacgtaggcaattgccgaaccacgttaaatttcatccctcctttatttagaatcgtctctgtgtcagaaaagctcccaacaactggtatcagagcactggtttgagctgtccaaaaattcaagttgttcaaaatcaatttttgacaactccacggtattcctcgcgtcgagacgaattcgttgccgcaaacggaatcaaAAACAGAGGTCGGACAAGCCTACaagcgcccctagaagatcggcgcgtgcatctgctgcaacccacgctcccccacgcgctccggaggttgaagacgcgtgcaccacacgcgccctcacgcgctccagaggttgaagacgcgtgaaggacacgcgccctacagaggttcggcgcgtgtgtcacacgcgcctcactctcccccacgcgcatacagtactgtagcgcgtgtatctcacgcACCACGCGTTTGCCCACgcgcactgtgcagcgcgtgtatctcacgcgccagacagatcaagaccgtccgtttttcagatctatttttggctagatctaagccatttagagtccgatttcgacgatcaaatagtgctttccaactatttggatcattccggactcatccgtacgatcgaaattttgagattcggcatcagtacattggatctgaaccatccacgtgttgcagatcatttttgggctagatcacgccagttggagttccatcgcgatgatcaaatagtgctgacaaactatttggatcattccggactcgtttccatctaattcgagtgttttggacgcaacggtgatctttgtttgtttgaatttgaactcatttgtaaagttatggctggagaagaagctaaaggtgttggtatcgagaaatttgacggtacaaactttgcctactggagaatgcagatagaggattatctctatgggaagaaactacatcttccaatcctaggaagaaagccagatgacatgagcaatgaagattggagtttccttgatagacaagtgttgggagtcatttgactaacactgtcaagatcagttgcacacaatgtgggaaaggaaaagaccacggcagatttgatgaaagctctatcagacatgtacgagcagccatcagccaataacaaagtgcatttgatgtacaagctattctacttgagaatggcagaaggaacttcagttattcagcatctaaatgagttcaacaccatcatcaatcaattagcttcagtggggattgaatttgataatgaagtacgtgcactgattgctctagctcaattgccaaaaagctgggaggccatgagaacagctgttagcaattcttatggcaaaacaaagatgaagtatcaagatatccgggactATATTCTTAgtgaggaagttcgcagaagagatacaggagaagcatcaacttccagttctgccttaaacctcgagatgagaggtagaggagctagtagaagttcaaattggggcagatcgaagtcccgaagaggcagaagtaaatctaggtttgaaaaacaagtacagtgctggaattgtggcaagattggccacttcaaaaataattgcaaggaagcaaagaagaagaatgagcatgactctgttaatgccacaacagaagatctccaagatgccttacttctttcagtcgacaaccaaattgaatcttggatGTTAGATTtaggagcctcgttccacactacagcacaccgagaaatcatgcagaactACGTCACTGGTAatttcgggaaggtgtacttagcagatggtgaagcgttgaAAATCGAAGGCAtaggagatgtaccaatcaatctgcccaatggaagtgcatggttgttacaaaaggtgcgacatgttcccaaactcatgaggaacctgatttttataggacaacttgatgctgatgggcattcggtactatttaccggtggcacgtggaagataacaaaaggagctatggtagtagcttgaggcacaaaaacaggtactctatacatgacttcaagtattagagatactattacaattgctgatgcaaatgccaacctatggcatcaaaggcttggtcatatgagtgagaaaggaatgaaagtactattatccaatgGGAacttaccaaagttggaatcaactgatttcgacatgtgtgaaggttgcatttttgggaaacagaaaaaggttagtttcctgaaaaatggtagaactccaaaatctacaaagttggagttggtgcacacagatttgtgggggccatccccagtcgcttctcttggaggatcgcggtactatgtttcctttattgattactcaagcaggaaagtatgtgtttattttttgaaaaataaatctgacacatttgatactttcaagaagtggagagccatggttgaaaatgaaacaggcttgaagttaaaatgtctgaggtcagtcaatggaggagagtacatcgacggagggttcaaagaattctgtgctgcaaatgggattagatttcagaagactattcccgggacaccgcaacagaatggcgtagctgaacgcatgaacataactctcaacgaacgtgccagaagcatgaggctgaattcaggattgcttgaatgtttttgggctgatgcaattaacactgcagcctatttgattaataggggaccttcagttcccttaaagttcgatctaccagaggaagtttggagcggaaagaaggtaaatctttcccatttgaaagtttttggctgtttatcatatgttcacatagattctactgatcgtaacaagttagaagacaaatctagaaaatgttttttcatcggttatggtgatgaagaatttggctatcgattttgggatgataaaaatcgcaaaatcatcagaagtagaaatatgatatttaatgagcagattctgtacaaagctaagtcacaaactgaatctgaggaacagctaaagaaacctgaggttgttgattttgatgttactcgagtcaacactgatcagaacgaggatcaagaaaatgatgatacacagatcgaacaacgtacaccacttactgttattcgaagatcttcaagaacaattaggccaccacagcggttctcaccatctctatactacatcttgctaacagatagtggtgaatcggaaagttatgatgaagctctatgaattgaagattcgatcaagtgggagaaagccatgcaagatgagatggagtcactgatgtcaaatcagacatgggagctaactaagcttccaaaaggcaagaaggctttgcacaataaatgggtgtacagaattaaggaagagcacaatggtagcaagcgctacaaagttagaatggtcgtgaaggggtttcaacaaaaggaaggtgtcgactacacatacattttctctccagttgtaaaattgacaacgatcaggatagtgttggcaattgtggttGCAGAGAAtttacatcttgagcagttagatgtgaagactgcattccttcatggtgatttggaggaagacatctgtatgcaccagccacaaggattctcagtgaagggaaaagagaatctagtttgcaaactgaagaagagcttgtatggcctaaaacaagctccacgacaatggtaccggaagtttgacaacttcatgtgcagtaatggatttacaagactgcaggctgaccattgttgctatatgaagaactttgacaactcttatattatctaactgttatatgtggatgatatgctcgttgcagggtcaagcatcgaggagatcaataaactgaagaagcagttgtcaaagcgatttgagatgaagaatttgggtgctgcaaaacaaatccttggtatgagaattattagagacaggtctaatgatactctcaagctctcgcaggaggagtatgtgaagaaggtgctcagaaggtttaacatggacaaggcgaaaccagtgagcacacccttagct
This is a stretch of genomic DNA from Carya illinoinensis cultivar Pawnee chromosome 15, C.illinoinensisPawnee_v1, whole genome shotgun sequence. It encodes these proteins:
- the LOC122295719 gene encoding peamaclein-like isoform X1; its protein translation is MKPVFATFLLVCLILGSSFFEATEAGSNGLLKYQKNQGFCDSKCAARCAKAGVQDRCLKYCGICCEKCQCVPSGTYGNKHECPCYRDLKNSKGKSKCP
- the LOC122295719 gene encoding peamaclein-like isoform X2: MKPVFATFLLVCLILGSSFFEATEAGSSFCDSKCAARCAKAGVQDRCLKYCGICCEKCQCVPSGTYGNKHECPCYRDLKNSKGKSKCP